AACAGATGCTCCTCAATGCTCGCAAAATGCCTTTATTGGATGGGAAACAGATGATTTTATTATCTATTGAAGAGATTTGCGATCGCCCCTAGGTTAAATAGTGAGTATTTTTACTTATTTGTCGCTCATAACCTCATCTTTTATGAAGTTAGACAATGTTTTTATTTTTATCCTATTTAAAGATGGTATTATTCTGTTGGGTATATAGTAAAGCAGATCAGGTAGTTTCAGGATTTTTAATAAATGAGAATCAGTCCTAAAAATGTTAATTTCTCACATGCCTGAAAGTGTTAAACCTTGTATACCTAATACTTGCAAAATCTTAGCAGATTGCCAAATTTATTAAGATTAAGCAATCGTGATAACATAGTTTTCTGATAAAAATATTCTGATTTGTCTTAACAATTCTGCAAAAAATGCCAACAATTCTTATGGTTCGATGAACTACTGTTCTTCTATTACCCAGAGGTTGAGCATATTATCATCGAACATAGGCAAGAAGTGTTTCAAAATCTAGTTTTCATGCTAGAGGAGCTAGATAAGTAAAATATTGCCCAGAGAAAAAGCACTTTGCCAATACAGTAAGTAGAATTGTGCATAAGTGACTAAGTCAAAGACACCATGCTTTTAGTTTTTAAGTTCTCAACTACACCAGATTGCATTTTAATACCTGATAGTGGCATTTAGTTTTTGACATTTTCTTTAATCTGTGAGAATGTGTGACTTTTTGTTAATTAGGTAGGTGCAATAAAATCGATTTGTGTTTAGTTTTTTTAAACTTTGGAATAATCCCTCTTTTGTTACTTTAGGAAGATAATAATCTTAAACCCCTATTTTTACGTCTATTTTCAACAAGGCGATTTAGATGACAAAATTAGGATGCGATCGCACAATCCATTATTTTGTTTAGCTTTCAGAGTAGGGACTATCTTTTTCTCTCCTCGTAGTAACAAAAGAGGGATAATACCAATTCACAATTCGCAATTCGCAATTCGCAATCAAAAAACTTAGATGCAGCAAAGCTTTCAGGATTTACATCTGTATCATATTTTTCGTGAAATGGTATAACCTATCTCTCATCTGTTGATTGATTTGACATTTTGTTACATAAGTTGATTTTTTTACGCCTAGCGACTTGCAGAGAAAATCAAATTTTATAACTTATCATATTAGCCAGCAATTCGTAATTGAATTGTGAGGAAAAAATAATGGATATATCTTTACAAATTGAAGCTGTTTATAGACGGGCTTTACTACTGCGACAGTATGCTACCGAATCCCCAGTACAACAGGAACTTTTAGAAAAAGCTCTGAAAGAACTTTATTTTGTCTTAGAAGAGTTGCAAACTTCCGAAGAAGAACTGCGCCATCAAAATCGAGAACTGATGGCAACTAGGCAAGCAGTAGACATAGAACGTCAACGTTACCAAGCATTATTTGAGCTAGCTCCAGATGGTTATCTTGTCACCAATTTACAAGGGAAAATTTACCATGCAAATCGTGCTGCAATTCGTTTGTTCTCTGTGCCTCGGGAATATTTAATCAACAAACCTCTGGTAGTGTTAATTGATGCATCAGAACGTCCTCTTTTCCAAGCTCGACTCGCAAATATAGAAGCAGTACATGATTGGGAAGTCTCTCTGCAACCCCGCAATGGAGAACGTATCTATCTGGCGATCGCTGTCAACCAAATCAAAGATGCTCAAGGTAGGGACAATACTCTACTTTGGTCACTTCGTGATATCACTCTCCGCAAAAAAATGCAACAACAGTTGCAATCTGCCCACAATGAATTAGAACAACGAGTCAAAGAGCGTACAGTTGAATTGTCTCAGATAAATCTTCGATTGCAGCAAGAAATTGAACAACACCAAAAGGCAGAACAGAAAATTCGTGAACAATCTGCACTCATTGATATTGCTACCGACGCAATTTTAGTTCAGGATTTGGATAACAGAATTTTGCTCTGGAGTCAAGGAGCAGAGAGATTATATGGTTGGGAAGAGACAGCAATTCTTGGTAAGAAAATTGACGAACTGTTATATCAAAAAACGCCTCCTCTATTTGCAGTCGGATTTCAGCAAACTCTGGAACAAGGAGCTTGGCAAGGGGAATTTGAGCAGGTAACGCAAGCAGGTAAAACTATTATTGTGACTAGTCGTTGGACATTAGTACGCGACGAATCAGGGCAACCCAAATCAATTCTTGTAGTCAATACTGATGTTACAGCCCAGAAAAAATTAGAAATACAATTTTACCGCGCTCAACGGATGGAAAGTTTGGGAAGCATTGCCAGGGGAATTGTCCATGATCTCAACAATGTTTTTACCCCAATTTTGGGACTAGCAGAATTGCAGTTAACGAAACGGCAAGGAATGAATGAACAGACTAGTCAAATTTGGCAGATAGTTGTGAATAATGCTAAACATGGTGTTGGGCTAGTTCAGCAAATTCTCATGTTTGCCCAGGGTAAAGAAGGCAAGAGAATTCCTTTACAAATAGGAACATTACTCATAGAAATCACCAAAATTATTCAGCAGACATTTCCAAAATATATTCAAATCTCTATAGATATTCCCACTCAAACACTCTGGTTAGTTTCTGCCGAATCTACACAAATTCAACAGGTTGTTATCAACCTCTGTGTAAATGCTCGTGATGCCATGCCACATCATGGTAAGCTACAAATCTCTGCTGAAAATCGCCACATTGACGCAATCTATGCTCAAATGCAACTGGATGCCCACGTCGGTAACTATGTTGTAATTACGATTGCCGATACTGGAAGTGGTATGCCACCCCTGGTGATGGAGCGTATATTTGAGCCATTTTTTACTACTAAAGAACCTGATAAGGGCAGTGGACTTGGATTATCAACAGTGATGAACATCGTGAAGAATCATGGTGGTTTCATGGAGGTATCGAGTGAGGTTGGAAAAGGAACTCGATTTCAGATATTTTTTCCTGCTATCGAAGGAAGTGTAAATCAGCCCGTCAAACAGGAAAATTTTCCTTCTGGGGAAGGGGAATTAGTCATGATTGTAGATGACGAAACCAGTATCCAGGAGGCAATGAAAATACTCTTAGAAAATTACGAATACAAAACTTTGGTGGCAAGCGATGGAGTTGAAGCAGTCAAACTATATACTCGATATAAGGATGAAATTAAGGTCGTAATCATTGATATGATGATGCCAAATATTGATGGTTTGACTATCTTGCCAGTTCTCAAGCAGATAAACTCCCAAGTTGTGATAATTGCCGTAAGTGGATTACCTAGCAATCAAGAGCAGGCACTTTCAAGTGGAGCTCAGGCATTTTTAGCTAAACCCTACAGGGCAGAGGAAATACTGGTAACTTTACATAACCTGCTACATTCTCCAACTCAATAACTCAATAGTTAGCTGCTGCACAAACTGATGAATGAGCAGATTAATCAACTACGAAGGAACATCGGGCAAGGCAGAAAATTAGTCACTATAGATAACTGATTAATGACTCTAGGATTAGTGCTAAGACTTCTCAACTAGACTTTATTGGCGATTCACGCCATGATTAGCATATGCGAACCTGTTTGATTTAGGACTGATAAGCACTGACAATATGGCGATCGCGATTGATTTTGGTACTAGTAATACTGTTATTGCCCGGTGGAATCCTGTCACCCAACAACCAGAAACCATTAATTTACCTGGGTTATCACTACAACAAAGCCTCAATCCTCCCTTAATTCCCAGTTTGTTATATGTGGAAGATGCAATCCAGGGGCAGGTAATAATTGGACAAGAGGTGCGCGATCGCGGTTGTGATTTAAAAACTGATCCGAGGTTTTTTCGTACCTTTAAGCGGGGTATAGGTGCAGATATTCAGGGTTTTCTCCCAGAAATTGATGGTAAGATAATCAGCTTTGAGCAAGTGGGGGAATGGTTTCTCAGTCAAATTATTACCCAAATCACTAGTGTGGCAGGTGGTGTGGATTCCCTGGTGATTACTGTACCTGTGGATAGTTTTGAATCTTACCGTTACTGGTTAGGAAACGTTTGCCAGGGTTTATCTGTGGAGCAGGTAAGAATTCTGGATGAACCCACCGCAGCAGCTCTTGGTTATGGTTTGACTGACCAAGATGTTTTGTTAGTGGTAGATTTTGGTGGGGGAACTTTGGATTTGTCTCTGGTTCGTTTGGATAAAATCACCCAAGCAACCAGTAAACCCGTAGGATTTTTATTGAAGTGGGGTAACAAATCCTTAGCAGAAGACTCGAAACAAAAGGTAAAAACTGCCCGTGTTTTGGGGAAAGCTGGACAAAATTTAGGTGGTACGGATATTGATAATTGGATTGTAGATTACTTTGCCAAAACCCAGGGAATGGCAGTCACTCCCTTAACATTGCGTCTTGCAGAAAGGGTAAAAATTCAACTTTCCACCCAAACCCAAGCAAGTGAAGTCTATTTCAATGACGAAACCTTTGAAAGTTACGAGTTAGAGCTAAATCGTGAAACTTTAGAAACTATTCTCCAGGAAAATAACTTTTTTACCCGTTTGGATGATTCCATGACGAGTTTACTGCAACAGGGACGACGACAAGGGATTGAAGTTGCAGATATTAGCGCAGTCTTGTTGGTAGGAGGAACATCTCAGTTACCAGCAGTACAGCAATGGGTGCAGCAGTATTTTGAGAGTGAGAAAATTCGCTGTGAAAAACCCTTCGAGGCGATCGCCCAAGGTGCTTTACAAATTGCCCAAGGTGTGGAAATTAAGGATTTTCTTTACCATAGCTATGGTATTCGTTACTGGGATAAACGCCATCAGCGTCACAGCTGGCATCCCATTATTAAAGCAGGGCAGGCATACCCAATGACCCAAGCTGTGGAATTAGTTCTTGGTGCATCGCGGGAAAATCAACCCAGCATTGAATTAATTATGGGGGAATTAGGAGCCGAAACCGGCGGAACTGAAGTTTATTTTGATGGCGATCGCCTGATTACTCGACGTTTAGATGGGGGAGAAACCAGCGTCAAACCCTTAAATGATCGAGATGGTGCAAGGGCGATCGCCAATCTCACACCCCCTGGTTTTCCCGGTAGCGATCGCGTGAAAATTCTCTTCCTCATTGATGACAAACGCTTTCTCCGTATCACCGTCGAAGACTTGCTCACCAACGAAACTCTACTAGAAAATCAACTTGTCGCTCAACTCAGTTAACGCCTAATTAACATATCCCCGATTGCTTGAATAGTCGAGGATATAACCAGAATTACTAATTAACGTCTGATGTGAATTAGAAACACCTCTTATCCCATAAGGTTTTCAATATCGATTCACAACTCATTACCCATTACTCATTACTCATTACCCATTACTCATTACCCATTACTCATTACCCATAATTACGAATTATGTCATGGGATTACGAGCGTCTATTCCAATCAATTACTGAATTAGTGATGCACCATTCCCCCAGTGGTGTAGAAAGTGAAATTAACCAATACTTGCTCGAAAAATTTGCCCAGTTGGGTGTAGAAGCTTGGTGCGATCGCGCTGATAATATCATTGCCAAAATTCCTGGTAAAACCTCCGCTCTACCCATTGCCATTACTGCTCATAAAGATGAAATTGGGGCGATCGTCAAAACTATTGGTACTGAGGGGAAAGTCGAAGTCAGAAGATTAGGTGGCGCTTTTCCCTGGGTGTATGGTGAAGGGGTAGTAGATTTACTCGGCGACAACAGCACCATCAGTGGTATTCTCAGCTTCGGTTCCCGTCATGTCTCCCACGAATCACCGCAAAAAGTGCAGCAAGAAGATACTGCCGTCAAATGGGAAAATGCTTGGATTGAAACTAAATCTACCGTGCAGCAGCTAGAAACCGCAGGTATTCGCCCAGGAACTCGCATGGTAATCGGTAAACACCGCAAACACCCCATCCGCCTCAATGATTATATTGCCAGCTACACCCTAGATAATAAAGCCTCCGTGGCAATTCTCCTTACCCTCGCAGAAACACTGAAAAATCCCAAGGTTGATGTGTACTTAGTTGCTTCTGCCAAGGAAGAGGTGGGAGCTATTGGAGCTTTATACTTCACCCAAAATCAGCGTTTAGATAGCTTGATTGCCCTAGAGATTTGCCCTTTATCTGCGGAATATCCCATCGAAGACGGTGAAAAACCAGTTCTGCTAGTCCAAGATGCCTACGGGATTTATGATGAACATCTCAATGGAGAACTGAGACAAACAGCACAACACATAGAAATGCCTGTACAATTAGCTACTCTAAGTGGATTTGGTAGTGATGCTTCCATTGCGATGAAATTTGGTCATATTGCCCGTGGTGCTTGCCTATCCTTTCCCACGCAGAATACCCACGGATACGAAATTGCTCATTTAGGGGCGATCGCCAACTGTATTCAACTCCTAAAAGCTTTTTGCGAATCCGATATATCCAGTTAATTATCCTGAGTAACAATCTATTGCGCTACATATCCAAGTTAGCCACAATTGCCTAGAATAAATACAGGCAAGCTCGTTCAAGGTGTAGCAAAGTATGGCTAAAACCGTTGCCGATGT
The Calothrix sp. 336/3 DNA segment above includes these coding regions:
- a CDS encoding PAS domain S-box protein, encoding MDISLQIEAVYRRALLLRQYATESPVQQELLEKALKELYFVLEELQTSEEELRHQNRELMATRQAVDIERQRYQALFELAPDGYLVTNLQGKIYHANRAAIRLFSVPREYLINKPLVVLIDASERPLFQARLANIEAVHDWEVSLQPRNGERIYLAIAVNQIKDAQGRDNTLLWSLRDITLRKKMQQQLQSAHNELEQRVKERTVELSQINLRLQQEIEQHQKAEQKIREQSALIDIATDAILVQDLDNRILLWSQGAERLYGWEETAILGKKIDELLYQKTPPLFAVGFQQTLEQGAWQGEFEQVTQAGKTIIVTSRWTLVRDESGQPKSILVVNTDVTAQKKLEIQFYRAQRMESLGSIARGIVHDLNNVFTPILGLAELQLTKRQGMNEQTSQIWQIVVNNAKHGVGLVQQILMFAQGKEGKRIPLQIGTLLIEITKIIQQTFPKYIQISIDIPTQTLWLVSAESTQIQQVVINLCVNARDAMPHHGKLQISAENRHIDAIYAQMQLDAHVGNYVVITIADTGSGMPPLVMERIFEPFFTTKEPDKGSGLGLSTVMNIVKNHGGFMEVSSEVGKGTRFQIFFPAIEGSVNQPVKQENFPSGEGELVMIVDDETSIQEAMKILLENYEYKTLVASDGVEAVKLYTRYKDEIKVVIIDMMMPNIDGLTILPVLKQINSQVVIIAVSGLPSNQEQALSSGAQAFLAKPYRAEEILVTLHNLLHSPTQ
- a CDS encoding Hsp70 family protein; its protein translation is MAIAIDFGTSNTVIARWNPVTQQPETINLPGLSLQQSLNPPLIPSLLYVEDAIQGQVIIGQEVRDRGCDLKTDPRFFRTFKRGIGADIQGFLPEIDGKIISFEQVGEWFLSQIITQITSVAGGVDSLVITVPVDSFESYRYWLGNVCQGLSVEQVRILDEPTAAALGYGLTDQDVLLVVDFGGGTLDLSLVRLDKITQATSKPVGFLLKWGNKSLAEDSKQKVKTARVLGKAGQNLGGTDIDNWIVDYFAKTQGMAVTPLTLRLAERVKIQLSTQTQASEVYFNDETFESYELELNRETLETILQENNFFTRLDDSMTSLLQQGRRQGIEVADISAVLLVGGTSQLPAVQQWVQQYFESEKIRCEKPFEAIAQGALQIAQGVEIKDFLYHSYGIRYWDKRHQRHSWHPIIKAGQAYPMTQAVELVLGASRENQPSIELIMGELGAETGGTEVYFDGDRLITRRLDGGETSVKPLNDRDGARAIANLTPPGFPGSDRVKILFLIDDKRFLRITVEDLLTNETLLENQLVAQLS
- a CDS encoding M42 family metallopeptidase produces the protein MSWDYERLFQSITELVMHHSPSGVESEINQYLLEKFAQLGVEAWCDRADNIIAKIPGKTSALPIAITAHKDEIGAIVKTIGTEGKVEVRRLGGAFPWVYGEGVVDLLGDNSTISGILSFGSRHVSHESPQKVQQEDTAVKWENAWIETKSTVQQLETAGIRPGTRMVIGKHRKHPIRLNDYIASYTLDNKASVAILLTLAETLKNPKVDVYLVASAKEEVGAIGALYFTQNQRLDSLIALEICPLSAEYPIEDGEKPVLLVQDAYGIYDEHLNGELRQTAQHIEMPVQLATLSGFGSDASIAMKFGHIARGACLSFPTQNTHGYEIAHLGAIANCIQLLKAFCESDISS